The following coding sequences are from one Xiphophorus couchianus chromosome 7, X_couchianus-1.0, whole genome shotgun sequence window:
- the LOC114148679 gene encoding uncharacterized protein CXorf21 isoform X2 translates to MLCEGRLLSMTYGEMEEMDSLPPPQTFHRAGGRPRTSLTPSTSDPSSLISYSSLKETGDTESLRASVDLYISPLSTSSYLQGVYMGSQISADMKIPAQPHRDGGDTALLVPSFCQTIYENYSDLHIGGEQVLPLSANEADLRVCAEAQAVRPFLLSCDVPLAVEDSPPGERGLPNLFRRGSNHWRQASGRDRSFLFQGHEGPFPNSLLNHYLEQKLLDLYQQYMMENMAREGVPGPDDGVICPLLGSELVLSSIDQITQQLSREGNLEAGLAKDMVLSCLLRVASDLQSGEISTPCLQISTEASREQLTESAQE, encoded by the coding sequence atGCTGTGTGAAGGGAGACTGCTGAGCATGACCTACGGTGAGATGGAGGAGATGGACTCGCTGCCTCCTCCTCAGACTTTCCATCGTGCTGGTGGGCGACCTAGAACCTCCCTAACACCCAGCACCTCTGACCCCTCTTCGCTCATTTCCTACAGCTCCTTGAAGGAAACGGGAGACACAGAGAGCCTGAGGGCTTCAGTCGACCTGTACATCTCTCCCCTTTCAACCTCATCATATCTCCAGGGAGTCTATATGGGGAGTCAAATATCTGCAGACATGAAAATTCCTGCCCAACCTCACCGTGATGGGGGTGACACCGCCCTCTTGGTTCCCTCTTTCTGCCAGACCATCTATGAAAATTACAGCGACCTCCATATTGGAGGGGAGCAGGTGCTGCCTCTGTCAGCCAACGAAGCCGATTTGAGGGTATGTGCTGAAGCGCAGGCTGTGAGGCCTTTCCTACTGTCCTGTGACGTCCCACTGGCGGTGGAGGACTCTCCTCCAGGAGAGCGAGGTCTGCCCAACCTGTTCAGGAGGGGATCCAACCACTGGAGACAGGCGAGTGGCCGCGATCGCAGCTTTTTGTTCCAGGGTCACGAGGGTCCCTTCCCCAATTCCCTTCTGAATCATTACCTGGAGCAGAAGCTCTTGGATCTGTACCAGCAGTACATGATGGAGAACATGGCAAGGGAGGGAGTTCCCGGTCCAGATGACGGTGTCATTTGCCCACTGCTGGGTTCAGAGCTTGTTCTGTCCAGCATTGACCAGATCACCCAACAGCTCAGCCGGGAGGGCAACCTGGAGGCCGGCCTGGCCAAGGACATGGTTCTGAGCTGCTTGCTGAGGGTGGCCAGCGACCTGCAGTCGGGTGAGATCAGCACGCCTTGCCTGCAGATTTCAACCGAGGCCTCCAGGGAGCAGCTCACAGAGAGTGCACAAGAATAA
- the LOC114148679 gene encoding uncharacterized protein CXorf21 isoform X1, with translation MQSIMVMLCEGRLLSMTYGEMEEMDSLPPPQTFHRAGGRPRTSLTPSTSDPSSLISYSSLKETGDTESLRASVDLYISPLSTSSYLQGVYMGSQISADMKIPAQPHRDGGDTALLVPSFCQTIYENYSDLHIGGEQVLPLSANEADLRVCAEAQAVRPFLLSCDVPLAVEDSPPGERGLPNLFRRGSNHWRQASGRDRSFLFQGHEGPFPNSLLNHYLEQKLLDLYQQYMMENMAREGVPGPDDGVICPLLGSELVLSSIDQITQQLSREGNLEAGLAKDMVLSCLLRVASDLQSGEISTPCLQISTEASREQLTESAQE, from the exons ATGCAGTCGATCATGg tgatGCTGTGTGAAGGGAGACTGCTGAGCATGACCTACGGTGAGATGGAGGAGATGGACTCGCTGCCTCCTCCTCAGACTTTCCATCGTGCTGGTGGGCGACCTAGAACCTCCCTAACACCCAGCACCTCTGACCCCTCTTCGCTCATTTCCTACAGCTCCTTGAAGGAAACGGGAGACACAGAGAGCCTGAGGGCTTCAGTCGACCTGTACATCTCTCCCCTTTCAACCTCATCATATCTCCAGGGAGTCTATATGGGGAGTCAAATATCTGCAGACATGAAAATTCCTGCCCAACCTCACCGTGATGGGGGTGACACCGCCCTCTTGGTTCCCTCTTTCTGCCAGACCATCTATGAAAATTACAGCGACCTCCATATTGGAGGGGAGCAGGTGCTGCCTCTGTCAGCCAACGAAGCCGATTTGAGGGTATGTGCTGAAGCGCAGGCTGTGAGGCCTTTCCTACTGTCCTGTGACGTCCCACTGGCGGTGGAGGACTCTCCTCCAGGAGAGCGAGGTCTGCCCAACCTGTTCAGGAGGGGATCCAACCACTGGAGACAGGCGAGTGGCCGCGATCGCAGCTTTTTGTTCCAGGGTCACGAGGGTCCCTTCCCCAATTCCCTTCTGAATCATTACCTGGAGCAGAAGCTCTTGGATCTGTACCAGCAGTACATGATGGAGAACATGGCAAGGGAGGGAGTTCCCGGTCCAGATGACGGTGTCATTTGCCCACTGCTGGGTTCAGAGCTTGTTCTGTCCAGCATTGACCAGATCACCCAACAGCTCAGCCGGGAGGGCAACCTGGAGGCCGGCCTGGCCAAGGACATGGTTCTGAGCTGCTTGCTGAGGGTGGCCAGCGACCTGCAGTCGGGTGAGATCAGCACGCCTTGCCTGCAGATTTCAACCGAGGCCTCCAGGGAGCAGCTCACAGAGAGTGCACAAGAATAA
- the c9h13orf42 gene encoding uncharacterized protein C13orf42 encodes MFKKLNNVFRPNHHENRGRGDGGLHGDYHSACTVRLVRSTSMLVVGERSRSSEGSTLTRSKSSVSIESTLYYYQRQEDRIWLYSQNQNCLEYLEALVALRRQYTKSVSDLKSNDAKSAACPKRKPAPPPPKTEEPILRPKPSTPPVPTEEDTLQFFDEVIASCDSEPLRKPYKDDGHADVDFIVASSSAEHDLHSNWVLRVPRVADDSELSEAPDSAKESASKKEKKKKKQQQQTGSTSSRLRLQRNPIHLPKVVESAFQTLRFKPKLKKQ; translated from the exons ATGTTCAAGAAGCTCAATAATGTGTTCCGACCCAACCATCATGAAAACAGAGGCCGAGGTGATGGTGGGCTTCACGGCGACTACCACAGCGCCTGCACGGTCCGACTGGTCCGCAGCACCTCCATGCTGGTGGTGGGGGAGAGAAGTCGCTCTTCCGAGGGGTCAACCCTGACGCGGAGCAAGAGCAGTGTGAGCATCGAGTCGACTCTGTACTATTACCAGAGGCAAGAGGACAGGATTTGGCTGTACTCCCAAAACCAGAACTGTCTGGAGTACCTGGAGGCTCTGGTGGCTCTCAGGAGGCAGTACACTAAAAGTGTTAGCGACCTGAAGAGCAACGACGCCAAGAGTGCAGCGTGTCCGAAGAGGAAACCCGCACCCCCACCTCCAAAGACGGAGGAACCG ATACTAAGACCCAAACCATCCACGCCTCCGGTCCCCACAGAGGAGGACACGCTGCAGTTCTTTGATGAGGTTATCGCCAGCTGTGACAGCGAACCTCTGCGTAAACCCTACAAGGACGACGGCCACGCAGACGTAGACTTCATAG TGGCCTCCAGCTCAGCCGAGCACGACCTTCACTCCAACTGGGTGTTGAGGGTCCCGCGGGTCGCAGACGACTCTGAACTGAGTGAAGCTCCCGATAGTGCCAAGGAAAGCGCAtcaaagaaggagaagaagaagaagaagcagcagcagcagaccgGTTCCACAAGCAGCAGACTACGACTGCAGAGGAACCCGATCCACCTGCCCAAAGTGGTGGAGAGTGCATTCCAGACCCTGCGCTTTAAGCCCAAATTAAAAAAGCAGTGA